From the genome of Carassius gibelio isolate Cgi1373 ecotype wild population from Czech Republic chromosome A18, carGib1.2-hapl.c, whole genome shotgun sequence:
TTACTTTAAACTTAATACATGCTTTAATTTAATGATCATATTAGCTGTACGATCTGAGTTCAGGCATCAGAAATCAAGAAAACTTCATGCATTTTCTAACGCCATCTTTCAGAAAGCCACTTGTCcttgttttgtatgtttaaaatgataactgaactcTTACCGTTTGACAGACCAGTTTTGGACCAGAGATGCAGTTTGAGCATGTGCAGATCTAAGAAACTTGGATAATATCCGGCCACTATTTTAAATAACAGAACCCCCAGTGACCAAACCGTCGCAGGCTTGCCGTGGTACTTTCCCTTTATGTGAAACTCAGGAGGGACGTATGTTGCTGTGCCTGGAAGAAAAAGATTTTGTTAGATGCGCAAGTTCGGTTCACAACAGTGACGAGATCCATGACTGTAACAGTGTCGtaattctactgtatatatatcggGTGCTTCTTGTTGTTTTGGTGACTCACGCCTGGTCAACTCATAATATAATCGTCACTAGAGTTGTAGCTTTTAGATACAGTACATACCAGAGTATGACATGTAGACAGTTGTCCTCAGAATGTCCCCACACCCAAAGTCAATTAGTTTGACTTCAAGTGTCTGGTTGTTGATGAGAAGGTTGCTCGGTTTGATGTCACGGTGGAACACTTGGCGCTGGCAGCACACGTTCGCAGCTTTAGTCACCTGCATCATGACTCGCCGTGCTAAGCTCTCGTTGAGACGTCCACCCTGACGCCCCACAAAGTCTTCCAAAGTCTCGCAAGGAGAGGGACATTCAAGGATCATGACGAAATGGTCATTGTAGTCCTTCCAGTCCAGCAGCTGGATGATCTCTGGCACTCTGGGGCCTTTATTAGCCAGGATTGTGAGGGCGATCTCCAGTGGAACGAGTTGCTGATATCCAGGCTAAAAGAAAGACGTTGGTAAGATAGAAGTTGTTTTCCAAATAAGCACTTAGTCCAGTTTTCCTACTAGTTAGTGAGAGGAGAACAGAGAGAGTGCATCTTACTTACAATGTATAAACTTGGCCTGTAGGTTTCGGTCTTATTAACATATTTGACCGCCACCTgatcaagaaaacaaacaacaattaaCTTGTGAAGAGGCCACCATTAAATATATACAGACAAGTtttgtaaagttgaattgaatttAAGTTCAACCAGGACAAAAAGATACACTGAGAGGCCTTGCAAACAATAGCATGACATCACAGAAGTATTAAGATGAGACGGGGCAAAATCACTTCGCTAGATACGTTTTCATCAAGTTTTCACTTACTTTAAGGTCATCCTCCAAACGTCTCGCCTCATACACAGAACCAAATCCACCTTCACCCAGCAGATCACCCAGCTGGTAGTGGCTGGAAATGAAGTCTGTTACAAGATAAAACAACTGCAGTTTTACACATTTGTTATAGTTATTATTccatttgattttatataaaaatcttaacaGATTTAGTGATATTTTTTTCATCAGTAGACACTACATTGAATGTGTTCATGTTATTATTTGTCACCCCTGAACTATGtgcatataaaattacaaaaactatttttttttttacatttcctggaTGAAAGATCTGATCATGGCCTTAATCCATTTTCAAGTGGATTTATATGTGTTgatgtggattttatttatttaaaatttgagaTTTATCACATTTTATAAATTCTTCATTGAAGAAACCTTAAAAATTAGACCAATTAGAGACCAAACAAGATACTCAAAAGCTATTATAATCTATCATTTAAAACTAGAATGAttcaattgattaattaatgaaTGTCCCAGTAATGGATGTGTAGGTGTGAATGATGACTGGTCATGCTCATGTCATTTACCATCACTGCATCTGGCTTTCTGTTCTTTCTGGttcttcactttctctctctgctgctctTGCTCTTGCTTCAGCTCTTCTTCACCCTGAACTGGGTTCGAGCTGCGCTTCAGATGTTTCTTCACAGCTCCGTAGAAAGAGGCCACCCTCCaccacttctttttcttcttctctttctccatCACCTTCCTCTCCTGGTCGTTTCCCTCAGCAGCATCAGCAGTGCTCTCATGAGGATGTTGTTCCTCTGTGCTGCTGCTGGGGTTTGGGGGGGTGTTGAGATCACACCCGTGGCTGTCTGGGCCTCTATTTGCCAGGATGTTGAGGTCCTTCTCCTCTGGAAGACGTTGTGGAGATCCAAGCTaaaagagagacagtttttacaaTGGTAAGGTGAAAGTTCTTTTCCAAATGTAGTTTGTAGTTTGACTTAATTTAAATCCAACCAGGACAAAAAGATACACTGAGAGGCCTTCCTAACAGTATAATTATATAACCAAATGATGAAGATAAGACAGGACTAAATGTATTTGCTAGCTAGGCAAGTTTTCATTCATCTTTTACTTACTTCAGGGTCATCCTTCAAACGTGTCGCCTCAGCGTCAAATCCACCTTCACACAGCTGATCGCTCACGAGGTTGTGTCTGACAGTGTAGTCTGTTAAAAGATGAAACAACTGCAGTTAACCTAaaagttcaaatatttgtattattcaattttaattcatatataatctcatagaattatttttaaacatatcctGGATCTTGCCATTGATCAGTCTtcaaatttctttatttattattgtgcttatgtgatttttttaaatttaagattCCCCTGATTTGACTTATCTATAttgaggaaacattaaaaagataGGAAAAGGGTATTGAAGACTAAATAAGAAAGCTATTATAATCTATCCTCTAGATTAATTTACTACAAATGGATATCCAGGGATAACTGATGGCATTTGATGTAAAGTACAGAGCTTCAGTAAACTGTGTAACATATTCTTATGAGTTGATCATTGATTTACCATCACTGCATCTGTCTTTACACTGGTTCTGGTTCTTCACTCCCTCACTCTGCTCTTGCTCTTGCTGCAGCTCTTCTTCACCCTGAACTGGGTTCGAGCTGCGCTTCAGATGTTTCTTCACAGCTCCAAACAAAGAAGACAACCTCCaccacttctttttcttcttcccttTCTCCATCACCTTCCTCTCCTGGTCGTTTCCCTCAGCAGCATCAGCAGTGCTCTCATGAGGATGTTGTTCCTCTGTGCTGCTGCTGGGGTTTGGGGGGGTGTTGAGATCACACACCTGACTCTCCGTCAACGGATGAACTCGACAAGGTCGCTGAAACATTGTTGTCAAAATCGATAACAATCGCTGAAAATAACTGCTCAGTTTCACTCACCACTGCTACTAAACCCACAAAATGATTTCTTGGACTTATAAGTTCTACGAAATCGAATTCTTTCTGTGACGTCACGATAACCTGcgcgccctttttttttttttttttttttttttttcacgccgCTCGCGCCGGATTCACGAAgtattcttaagaaaaaaatattcttaactgCCATGTTCTCCTTCTAACGTAAGGGGGAAAAAAGTATGCCATTTCTTGCATTTccgagaat
Proteins encoded in this window:
- the LOC127934418 gene encoding serine/threonine-protein kinase pim-2-like; its protein translation is MFQRPCRVHPLTESQVCDLNTPPNPSSSTEEQHPHESTADAAEGNDQERKVMEKGKKKKKWWRLSSLFGAVKKHLKRSSNPVQGEEELQQEQEQSEGVKNQNQCKDRCSDDYTVRHNLVSDQLCEGGFDAEATRLKDDPELGSPQRLPEEKDLNILANRGPDSHGCDLNTPPNPSSSTEEQHPHESTADAAEGNDQERKVMEKEKKKKKWWRVASFYGAVKKHLKRSSNPVQGEEELKQEQEQQREKLFYLVTDFISSHYQLGDLLGEGGFGSVYEARRLEDDLKVAVKYVNKTETYRPSLYIPGYQQLVPLEIALTILANKGPRVPEIIQLLDWKDYNDHFVMILECPSPCETLEDFVGRQGGRLNESLARRVMMQVTKAANVCCQRQVFHRDIKPSNLLINNQTLEVKLIDFGCGDILRTTVYMSYSGTATYVPPEFHIKGKYHGKPATVWSLGVLLFKIVAGYYPSFLDLHMLKLHLWSKTGLSNECCRLLRALLQIKPKNRIQLEEILSHKWFTATT